One window of the Mytilus galloprovincialis chromosome 14, xbMytGall1.hap1.1, whole genome shotgun sequence genome contains the following:
- the LOC143059538 gene encoding uncharacterized protein LOC143059538 — protein sequence MLEGGDNLVTINGTLQRHINTQAGKTLHKCDVCAKEFSHDCHLKIHMRTHTGEKPYKCDVCAREFSQSSDLKRHIRMHHTGETPYKCDVCAREFSQSSDLKRHIRTHTGETPYKCDVCAREFSQSSHLRRHVRTHSGETCSKCDVCSKEFSSSSHLKRHILRTHTRHKCDVCAREFSQSSHFKRHVRTHTGEKPHECDVCSRKFTLSNDLKRHMRTHTGEKPHVCGVCFRKFNERSDLKGHMSTHTGDKPHGCDLCGKQFNYRSSLQSHVRTHTGEKVHHCDVCGKAFSQHNNLQSHMRTHTGDKPFDCNVCDKGFRYLGNLQTHMRTHTGEKPYDCDVCGKLFSRLDSLKRHMRIHTEDKADNTHIEMSVVQVQCE from the coding sequence ATGTTAGAGGGAGGAGATAATTTAGTCACAATCAATGGTACTCTACAGAGACACATCAACACACAGGCTGGTAAAACACTTCATAAATGTGATGTTTGTGCTAAAGAATTTTCTCATGATTGTCACTTAAAGATACATATGAGAACACATACCGGTgaaaaaccttataaatgtgatgtgTGTGCTAGAGAATTTAGTCAAAGTAGTGACTTAAAGAGACATATAAGGATGCATCATACGGGTGAAACACCATATAAATGTGATGTGTGTGCTAGAGAATTTAGTCAAAGTAGTGACTTAAAGAGACATATAAGAACGCATACAGGTGAAACACCATATAAATGTGATGTGTGTGCTAGAGAATTTAGTCAAAGTAGTCACTTAAGGAGACACGTAAGAACACATTCAGGTGAAACATGTAGTAAATGTGATGTTTGTTCTAAAGAATTTAGTAGTAGTAGTCATTTGAAAAGACACATATTAAGAACACATACACGTCATAAATGTGATGTTTGTGCTAGAGAATTTAGTCAAAGTAGTCACTTTAAGAGACATGTCAGAACACATACCGGTGAGAAACCTCATGAATGTGATGTTTGTTCTAGAAAATTTACTCTAAGTAATGACTTAAAGAGAcatatgagaacacatactggtgaaAAACCTCATGTATGTGGTGtttgttttagaaaatttaatgaaAGAAGTGACTTAAAGGGACACATGAGTACACATACTGGAGACAAACCACATGGCTGTGATTTATGTGGTAAACAGTTTAATTATCGTAGTAGTTTACAGAGTCACGTGAGAACTCATACTGGCGAAAAAGTTCATCACTGTGATGTATGTGGGAAAGCGTTTAGTCAGCATAATAATTTACAGagtcacatgagaacacatactggtgataaaccttTTGACTGTAATGTATGTGATAAAGGGTTTCGTTACCTTGGTAATTTACAAactcacatgagaacacatacaggggAGAAACCttatgactgtgatgtatgtggtaaactGTTTAGTCGGCTTGATAGTttaaagagacacatgagaatacatactgAGGATAAAGCAGACAACACTCACATCGAGATGTCTGTCGTTCAGGTTCAGTGTGAGTGA